The Osmia bicornis bicornis chromosome 12, iOsmBic2.1, whole genome shotgun sequence genome contains the following window.
gtttacaatattttaatgcGAAATCAGCTACGAACTTTTCCATTCACCGAATATTATGGATTCATCGGCCGAGAAACGAGCAACGTCTCGCAGATTAAATTTCCATAACGTTTCGATGAAATACGATTCGAAATTCAACTGCTTTTAGATAATATCAGCTACTAGAATGACGCAGCACGTTGCCTCTCATGCAAAGCTACTGAAACTTTCATCGAGTCgtacttttatttattcttttcattatattttatcaattttgcTATTAAAACCTACTGTTATACACAGTAGGATTTTTCCTATACTTTCGTCGTCGGTACGCCCACGCAAGAACCGCTCACggtctttttttctctttcaaacGCGTAGCGACATACTGTTGGCTGTTTGATAAACGATCGCGACCAAACGTGCTAGTAGAAGATACCGACGGTCCGCCAAGTTGAAAAAACACTCGCTTGCGTCATAGATGGAACAAACGTTCCCAGAATGAACGTGTGCTCCCGCAACGTTTGTAGCTTCGTGTGTGCAGTCACGTAAACTGAATTTTCTTCATATTCGACAACGCAATTCCACGTATCAAGGTTTCTTTACAAACTACGCACGAATATTACCCATTTTCATTATCCTGTAAGGAGAAATGACGGATGAAATAATTTACCTCGGCAAATTGTCTTGACTTAAACTATAAAGGAAAGAGGGATTTCATTGATAGTTGGGTGTACGGTCTGTTGCTTCCCACGCTCTTGTTCTTTATTGCCCGTTGTTGAACCGATCCGCGATGGCGGAAGGAGGCCGGAGTCGTTTCGACGAAGAAAAACCGGCGTTGGCGATCCGATCGATTGTTGGAAACACAATGGGCAACAATAAACGGGTCGGTCGGAATTATTTAACGGTATCGATCGGTTGTACCCGCGGTTCGGTATAATTGCCCCGATGTTATTGTAGTTGTAGACACCGCAACGCAAACAACTCATCGTGATAATTCTCGTAtgaatttcaaatcttttatttcaaactgGTTATCTATTCGTCGCGATAtcttgtttaattattattcgaaATAGTTTTGCGAGAATGGTActagatttatatttttaaattcttgcTGTCTTCGTTAGGGAAGTCTGACGTGCGTcttattttgcaaaaatgttGAACAAAAGAAACACGTGATTGCAGAGACAAATTTTCCATCTAACCATTAATGTAACATCATATTTATATACTGCGGTATAATGTTTAATAACCGATAatacatttataattttctccgttcaaaaaaaaaaaaaataaaaaaaaagaagaatgtcaataacatatttgtttaaatataaacTGGATCAAGATTGATTTTGTAGAATCGTAGGTCGTATAAAATAGATACGTGACGCAAATGAGAGACATGAAGGGTTCGCAATGGGTCACGGGCTCACGTGGGGTGTGAATGgcgaattattaataataaaaattgattgcTTCGAACGATGCCTCGTTCCAGCCAATCTTCAAGGCTTACAGCGATCGAATCGTTGCAATTTTAGCTCTCTCCTTTGTTTCTACAAATGTTTAGGCAAAGATTGAACTAGAACAAAATATACAtcattgtttttttaaatttatttagttTTCTATTAGATCTTTTTTGAAATTGACTAGAATTTAATCCtgatttttatcatttttaaaataaacttcTTGCTCTTTTCTTCGAGCgtattaatttgaaaactatGTCAATGGAGGATTGTATTAACGAGGAATTTACGAGAAAAGCGGATTATCATTTGTGAGAGAGAATTactaaaatgatattttataacttaTATTTATCATAAATCCCATTTGTATAATTGTCAAGTAGCAATTTAGCAGACTAATGATTGAAAAAGTTAGATAAaagatgtaattaataaacctatggatttcaatttaatatctAAATAATGAAGTttctattattactatatttttaataaggACTGAAATTAACGATTTGAAATATCACTTGAAACtactatttttcttattttatatgaaataaaagttgGCCAGGTCTGCCGAGTGGAAATTTCTATAGCAAACTCGAAATTCGCCTGTAGGGGTATATATATAGGGGAGGCGTATATTCAAATTATGTGGTGACCCTTCTCGAAAACTTGACGAAGGGGAAAGGGGGAATTACCGCGTGTAAGCCAGCGAGCTTGCTTCTCTAAAATCAATAGGGCTGCTTCGACCCTGTATACTCTGTGTTTAGTTCGCGAAACTCGCTTCGAAAACTCGTGTTGTTCAGAAAATTTCACCGCagagaaatattttacaaaataatacatcaaataaaaaatgatttattaattctTGAAGAACAGCGCgggaaacaaaattatattaaaattggagctctctccatggtccgtcgttcgataataaaaatttaactctgtatatttttttcaaagatACATTCTGCCAGGAAATGATAGAAGAGTTATAAAAAATGGGTATAAACACTAGAATGTAACACGCGAAGTTCCTCCTCGATATTTATATAGCAATCGTCATCTCCAACAATGTCAGTAATAACTTAATCGCCACTTACGAAACCTGATGTCTAAACATAGAACATTTTACGTAAGGATAATTCTAATTCCTGACAAATTACGAACTAAACGTACCTTAATGAACGTGTTTCGTGTTGTATAACCCGTTACATACATCACttcggttatttattattagatcGAGTTAAAACTGCAACTGGTCGTAAcgatttataataaattgttttgCGATGTTTAATACACGAAAAGTGTTAAACGTATATCAAGTCgagtaaaaaatattaagtaaACATACAGTGAGAAATGAATTGTTTTATCGTAAATAATATCTTATTTCATTTGATGAAAACAAAGTTTATCTTATCGCCTCATAACGCCgtatttattttcatgtttagaaattttatttccattgTGTACTAAGACTCCACTATGatagaaacattttttaacatttgtTAAAATAAGTAAATTCTCTTAACTCTCGGAggatgtacatacatacaccaTGGAAAGAggcacaattttaatttaattttatatatttcacgTTATACCGGTTACGCGATAATTTCAGGCGCTGCAGCGCGCGTGTTAAATCGAATataaattacagaaataaataaataattaatgaaacataATTTGATACATACGAGTATTCCTTATCTCGAGAAGAATCAACATACATTTCTACAAAAGCGCCTCGATAACTGTTGGAATTAAAAAGGAACAATGTATGATCCATCATTTTGACGGGTTCGTTTGTTCGAtcgttaaaaatataatttatctgTTTTCTCCTGGTTTTCCATGTGACGACAACCATTACAACGATCAAGGGAATATCTTCACGGTAAACTGCACTTTAGAACAGCCCGGGCAGTAAATAAAACTTGTTACAATCATCATTAAAtgtattgtaaatttatatcGTTTCCACTTGATGCTTTTTAACGAACAGAAGCTATATTTTATGGTTTTAATCAGATGTACCGAGGAAATTAATGCGCATTCATTAATTAAACGTTGTACcgtgtaaaataaatttgaaagaaagGAAGTCTCTTCTAAGACTCTTCTCCATGGACTTCTCCTTGTAGGGTTGATCAGTTTTTCGTGTTCCGGGGTTCCTGGGCCTTGTCGTAGGCCTACTCTACCTCGGACTCCTTTCCAATAGGTCCCCTATTATAGGGAAAAACGCCCCATATATTGTGCACCGATCACAAAAAGTCTCGCGGGACGAAACAGGGGCAAGAGGAGGTACTACGCACACCAGTCTAAATAGTAGATGTGACCGCTTCGACCAATCATACGTCACAGTCGAAAGTACGCATGCGCAGAGGTGCGACCAATCAGATTGCGTTATTCTCACGAGACTTCTTGTGATCGGTGAACAGTAGATCTATGGCCCTACATCCCACGCGATAGACGAACGTACATAGATACCAAGGCGAAAGGAGGCGCGAAGGCTTGGCGATTTACTAACATCAGGGCCATCTAACTGTTTTCTAGATCCATCCTACTTTTCTTTTAACATTCACGAGGTGCTCAACTTGAATCACGAACTTGTAAGTTGTTTCATAGAATAAATATTCTATGAGtgttcgttaaaaaaaaagtgtcCTTAAAATTAGAAATCGGGTCCAAAGAGCCAGAGTTATTATCAAAtgtttactttttatttaatttttatactttcTGGCTATTGGTTTACttaaaggaaaagaaaggttGGATCACTGCTGATTTTGTCATATTACTCGACTCAcgcggcggaccatggagggCGACCCAcatactatttttattttttagattttatactgttctgaaaattatttttacaatatataaatctctttcatttaaagattgtacatttaactttGCGTCAAAATCCTTGtgtatgttttgtaagtttagGTATCAATTACCTATATAAATCAGTTACATATATAAATGTGTATAGTTGCTAAAAACAgtacagaaataaaaataaaacattgagCTAGAAAGAGATCATCAATGAACAAAAACTCGTTATAAAAATGGCAACGATTAACACATTTATATCAAACTATGTTTTATTTATCATATCACTTCTTGACAGTGATGACATAAGTcaagaaatttcaatcttaTTTCTTTCATACAAATAGACTTTATGATAAGGTATCTATGATTCTTAATCTGCACAGAATGAAAACATGTGAtaattagataaataaatCCCCTGGCCTTGATgtctaaatttaatttaaagctAGGGCCCCAAAAGCTCTTTTTTTATGGAATAACATTCTAGCAAACATTCTAGCAAAGTTTGTCGGTTTGTGCGtagaacaccctgtatatatgcGTATCAGACACTCGGTCGAAAAAAGTCAGCATCAGGGCCGGTTAACTGTTAGGTGGAACCTTCCTCTACTCGAAGGAAACTCTTCGTGttctactttttttctttccctccttTGCTGACCCTTCAGCTGCATCACAAGCGGTGCTCAGTCTCGGTCATCGAGACTCCACCATGATACAGCTTGGTCAATTTTATTACATCTTAAAAAAGGAAGGGAACATTATTGAATTTCGACTACCGAAACATTTCTTAACCTTCGAATAGTAGTGGCCAGGTCAATAATGACCCCGATCTATGAGACTGAAAATtaggaattaaaattttcaaactagGCTTTCCTTTGTATAAacatttatgaaattaaaatacaacatttaatgaaaataatatattacattacagataattttataaaacgaGTAATAATATCTGATCAACATTTATGTTCAAGTTAAACTGACATTACATGTCaggttaatttttcaaaaatgattttcatttttttttccaatttcatGAACAAATATGAGATTCATAACTGAACAATTTCTATTGTAGGTAATGACATTTTTTCTAATTCGTTAACTACATGGAATACTCTGTATTTTGCTTCGGCAATTAAGTCTGGTGTAAATGTTTTAACCGTCATGGCCATGCTCTTGAAAAACGATAAAACTGGGTCGCAATCTTCGATCGTCTGTTCATCAATATCTCCTAGTGGGTCCTTTACTTCAGGAACACTTTCCTCTAATTCCAAGAATTCGTTTGTATCATCTTTCTGCCTTTTCCTTAGGatatttattgtatgtaattttctttttctcgaagagaaactattattttgtaaatctGATTCTGTTGATGTACTTTCTGTGTCAGTGCTGCTGATATACAAAAATTCTGGCGAATAACCCGTTCTGTGGGTATTaacaacaaaatttttttctataatttttctgttgttgtacttttacaataatgtacactcagtcccatcgaagttgtcgcagtgaagttggcgcgctaacgcattcacgccgcggctgcgacaacttcgatgggactgagtgtacactcCTAATCACCTGaggcttccctagggaaaatggtgaTACGCGGGGTTTTCACGCACAGGCGTGTGTGGCTCTATCACTTGCGTGTAAACGTTTACGTggtaaaatttgaatttatattattatctaaattacttttaacattaatatcgttaaaattagaattctGACCATTTCTGCTTCCCCTATATCGCCATTATTCCTAGGAAAGTCTAGGATctatatttagaatttttactACGCGTAAAAAATACTTGCCTGCTTTTTATATATGCttcattaaaaaaatctaaGTACTGCTGTATTGAAAAGTTTAATTGCGATCTGGATTCAACATCTAGATTATGTTTACCTTGTTTGCTTTTTACAAATGTGTCTCTCAAACTTCGCCATCTTTTTCTACAGTCCGTAGCtgaaataaatagataatatATTGTTTTACAGATGTTGTAGCATAAATTTTTACTTCCAAATTTTTAgacttttctgaaattattcattagagacatttaatttaattagttcGACGCCATTTTATGTATAATTTGACTGGTTTGCGAAAACAAGCATCCAACCAGGTATGCGTAGTGTGGGATTTATGGCGCATGCGTACTAGGAGAATAACGCAATCTGATTGGACGCGCCCCACCTTCGCTCACACGTACTTTCGGTCGTGACGTGTGTGTAGTATCCCCTCTTGTCCCTGTGCCGTCCCGTGAGACTTCTTGTCATCGGTATACAcagagtcccatcgaagttgtcgcagtgaagttggctacaaattcactgacgcattcacgccgcgtcggtgagtgaatgcgtggccaacttcactgcgacaacttcgatgggactcaatGTACAGTATTGTGCAGAGATGAGAAAATGACGAGCGGAAGGAATGTGGGTACGATTGGTCGTAGTCGGTAAGTACACGGCCACGGACGCATATTTTGGTGAGGGAGCAACTTTTCTAGAATGTTTACCTGATCTGTTCACTCTGCTTGATATTTCCTTCCAAACAATTTTTCTGGTTTCGTAACAACTAAATTTTATGTCACTTCTATCATAAAGGACAgggtaattttttatattttcgatCAGTATAATGTCCTCTctgtaagaaaaattaaattttcttcccattttttattacactttgtAAAATTGTTCAGAGTACACTTGCTTTTTGATTCGCGATTGCTACTAAAGCTGGCGATAACCAAACGCGTACgtataacctaacctaatgcCACGCCACGCAACGCCATTCCACGCAACGCGACGCCACGCTACTTCACGCTACGCATGAAATTGTGTTTTCTCTTATGTTGGTATAACTGTGTAATGTATGTGTCGAACGCATGCGTCGTAAGAACCCATGGACGGTCTGAAAGCCCCACTTTGATGGCGTCAAAGAGAGAGGCAAAGCGGCCATATTGCTAAGGTAAAAGGGTACACATAGCaggataattatttttatgtacatttcatgacgaaatattttcaaaaacattatttaaacattttaaaattcttgtcgtgtaattaataattaaaaaaagaaagtttggACTTTATGGGGCGCGAACCTACGACAAAAAAATGTAGGTCccatccatccattcttttgTAAATAGTCAATAGAAAggtttaaattgtttattatttgaattgaCTGAAGGCATGACAATATTTCACTTCGAAAACGAATAATATTTGTGTAAAATAGTTCTCGTATTTTtgcaacaaattgtaattgaaatgttatttgtcatcattttttttatcatgAAACAGATTGTACCTGCTATGCAGCAAACTGGCACGTCCGTGCGTGTTTCTTATAACATTCATCCTTGTTACTTCATACTTTGCTTTTTTACCGgagatgttttttttttttttcattttcaaagttGCCCAAGATATTACCGACGTAAAACAGTTAACTGTTTTACGTGACAACTGATGTGCCTTCCAAGAATCCGTGCAAAAGATGCCAAACTTTTctctgaaaaaataaatatagagTGAAAAACATAATATATCAACGCAATCGagatttctttatttttcagatttttagaaTGCAACTGCTTTTATTATTGGACTTATGCTAACTTTATTTTGGTTTCATGAAAGTTATCTGTGTATTTGTGTCTTTTTTCTTCCACCTTTGATCTTTTATTCATACGAtactgaaagaaaaaatatcagTTTAACAAAAAGGAGAATTTCCTTTTTGGCTGTTCATAAAATATACGTTATAGAcatttattaaccctttgacgaTGGACCATGCAGAGCcccaaattttattcaattgcatttcatataattatattgatgagaatgaaaaaattctcagtttcaaaattccaaTGATGCGCGGGAACACGCGTTTGCGCGAGTGATGCGCAGTATGGGATTTATAGCGCATGCGTACTAAGAAAACAGGAGCGTTTCAGTGACGCACCTATGTTTTTTAAACGTGAAGGCATCATTGGTCCCCAGAAATTTTAAGGAGAAGAGAAAGTTTCACTTTAAGTAACACTCTTCATAATTTACGATAGCGTTGCTGTGATTGCGTGTCGAGGTGATTTGTAAATGAAGCACGATATAACGGAAGTAACTATTCGCTCAAGCGTATCCTGAACTATGTTGAAACAAGTTAGCTGATTGTAAGGATGGTTACAAAATAAACCAGTTCTTCGAATAAAGATTATTTAGACTTTAATCAACTTACGTAGCATAATATCGTTAGTATTCAGAATTTTGATATTAAATAGAAAACATTTGTATCACACACAGGAAATACTCTGATCATAGTTatgtaatacaaaaaaaaCGACGAAGaagttgtaaataattaaaaattgttgtgATCGATGCATGATCACAGTCCAATTagaataattagaatttatatCATAAATCAAAAAACACAACTAAAATTTAGAAACTGCAAATGatgtgaaatacaaaattaaattaaaattgggattctcttcatggtccgtcgtGACCACGCAAAAGAAACAAGCACTTTTATTAACGAACGATGAATACGAAAGGCGAAGCATGGTTTATAAGCAAGAATAAATGTAGCATATGTAAGATCGTGTCCAATTTCCTGTTGCAGGT
Protein-coding sequences here:
- the LOC123988388 gene encoding uncharacterized protein LOC123988388 isoform X2 encodes the protein MNKRSKVEEKRHKYTDNFHETKIKEKFGIFCTDSWKAHQLSRKTVNCFTSVISWATLKMKKKKNISGKKAKYEVTRMNVIRNTHGRASLLHSSNMAALPLSLTPSKWGFQTVHGFLRRMRSTHTLHSYTNIRENTISCVA
- the LOC114875022 gene encoding uncharacterized protein LOC114875022 — protein: MGRKFNFSYREDIILIENIKNYPVLYDRSDIKFSCYETRKIVWKEISSRVNRSATDCRKRWRSLRDTFVKSKQGKHNLDVESRSQLNFSIQQYLDFFNEAYIKSRTGYSPEFLYISSTDTESTSTESDLQNNSFSSRKRKLHTINILRKRQKDDTNEFLELEESVPEVKDPLGDIDEQTIEDCDPVLSFFKSMAMTVKTFTPDLIAEAKYRVFHVVNELEKMSLPTIEIVQL
- the LOC123988388 gene encoding uncharacterized protein LOC123988388 isoform X1 gives rise to the protein MVHRQRYRMNKRSKVEEKRHKYTDNFHETKIKEKFGIFCTDSWKAHQLSRKTVNCFTSVISWATLKMKKKKNISGKKAKYEVTRMNVIRNTHGRASLLHSSNMAALPLSLTPSKWGFQTVHGFLRRMRSTHTLHSYTNIRENTISCVA